From the genome of Dehalococcoidia bacterium:
CTGATAGAGGCTCTGCGCCAGCTTTGGGATAGTCGTGGAGGTTTGAAAAGAGTTCCATTTTTCGATGCCCTTAGGTGTGAGTTCGAGAGAATAATCCAGGCTGTGGTAAGCCTTGATATGCTCAAGCGAAATCACCTGTTCGCCGCTATCGGCTAGATAGATTCCGAAGCTGCCGTCCGATCTGGCGCAGGCTGACGGAAGCAGCAACAACAATAAAATTGAAATGGTTGCTAAAAGAGTCATAATTCGTTTCATGGCCTTCACCTCTCAATCAGAATATCCTTAATATCGCATCGAGAGTGCAACACCCTGCCAGATTCTTCGCTGCGCTCAGAATGAGAGTGTTATCAAGCCTTATGTAATGTTGAAGCGCCGCCGCTGCGCACGTCGCCCATGGTGGGGTTGCCCACCCAGCTAACGTTGGATGCGCCCATGGCATCGATATCCAGCCTGCCGTCCGCCTTGACCACGGCGCTCGACGCTCCGGCCACCTTTAATTTCGCGTTATGCACGGTAAAGCGTTCCAGCTTGCCCTGGCTGGCGCCCTTGATGTCGATAACAGCGTCGTAAGCGCTGCCTGAAAGCTCCACGCGGCTTGCTCCCAGTACATCCAAGCGCACATCTCCCGAAAGCTCGAACTCGCCCTTTATACGGCTCGCTCCCAAAATATTTACACTGCCTTTAGCCCCTTTGACCTTCTTGAATTCCAGGTTACTGGCGCCCTTCACGCGGAAGTCCACATTGCCGGCACTGATGTTGCCCAAGCTAAGACCGCTGGCTCCCTCCAGTTCGGCGGAGAAATCGTGAGTCGTGTCAAAATCGCCGGTCTCGCCGTGGCTGGCCCCGCTAATGCGCAGCTCGCGTAGCTCCGGCAGGGTGATGCTGGCACTGGGATGGCTCCACCAGGTGAGAAACCACCACAGGTAGGTATACCAGGCAATGCCGATGCGCAACGTGTCCCCTTCGCGCGAGACCTCGATGACCTTGAAAGGGTCGCTGGTGATGCTCACCTTGAAGGCGTCAGCCCGCGTAATGTTAAATTCAAAAGCGCCACTCACGCGGATGCGGTCGAAACCCTGAAAATCATAGTCTCTGGTAGACATAGCGTAACCTCCTTTTCTATGTTCTCAAGATGATTGTATCACTTGCTGTCAAACAAAGGACTAAATACAATGGAGAGGCTCCTCTATGCGAGCACGAAGCATCAAATCCTGCACAATATCGGAATCCAGGTGTACCGGACATTAGAATTTTGGTAAGTCGAATTTGTTTCGTGCTTCGATATTCGAATTTCGTATTTGCTGCATCCCTCGTTGTTTTCGTACCCGAAAGCCCCCCAGCCAGGCTTTTTGCCAAAGAGGGAAACATGCACTTTACTCATATTTTACCGGTTTGTTGTATGATATAAATTAGGCCTTTCGCATACACTTTTATTTTCATTCGCAGGGAGAAGAACAATGAAAAACATCTTTAAGATATTGGCGGTATCGACGCTGACGGCTCTTGCCATCGTCAGCTCCAGTTGCGGCCTGCTGACGGCGTCGACGCTGACGCAGACCAGCACGGTCACAGCTCCAGCGGCCACGACGACGATTGCAAGCAGCGGCGGTTCGAGCGGCTTTCTCGACTTCTCCGCTGTCGTTGAGAAAGTAAGGCCGTCTGTGGTGCAGGTGGAAACCGATATCGCCGCGGGTTCTGGCTGGGTGGTAGATGCCAGCGGCATCATCGTCACCAACGCCCACGTGCTGGAGGACGCCGGAGGGGTGGATCAGATAAAGGTGATCACCTCCGACGGTAAAAGCTACATAGCTACATCAATAAAAACAGATGTTTCCTCCGACCTGGCCATCATCCGGATCAATGCCAGCGGGCTCACCGCCGCCAGCATCGGCAGCTCGGCAGCTCTCAAAGTGGGGCAACCTGTGGCCGCCATCGGCAACGCCTTAAGTCTGGGCATCAGCATGACGGGAGGCTGGGTTAGCCGCTTGAATGCCACTGTCACCGATGAAAACGGGGTGACCTACGTGGACTTAATCGGCACCGATACCGCCATAAACTTTGGCAACAGCGGCGGGCCGCTGGTCAACACCAGCGGCCAGGTGGTGGGCATTACCAGCATCAAGCTCATCGAAGAGGGCGTGGAAGGAGTGGGCTACGCTATCGCTATAGACTCGGCCATGCCTATCATCCAGCAGCTCATCAATAGCGGCTACGTCGCGCGCGCTTTTATGGGGGTGAACGGGCTGACGACGGTGGACAGCATAGTGGCGGCGCAGAATAACCTGGGAACAAACAGCGGCGTGATGATCGGCGGGGTGGTGGCTGGCAGCCCGGCGGACAAGGCGGGGCTCAAAGCCAAGGATGTCATCACCGCCGTGGACGGCACCGAAATCACCACCAACGGCCAACTGGTGCGCCTGATTCAGGCCAAGGCACCCGGGACACAGGTCAAGATAACCTTTTACCGCGGCACGAGCAAGTCCACCGTGACGGTGACGCTGGGTTCGACGCCCCCGCCGACGCAATAACCAATTGTGACACCATGGGCCAAAGATAATTTTCCATTATAGGGGGCAGGTTTGAAACCCGCCCCCTTTTTTACGTCCTCCCGGAGATAAATTGCCAATCGCTGTGCTAAAATATACGGCAAGGCGAAAAAAGCATGATTCCAGTCAATCTCAGGATGCGCAATTTCATGCCGTATAAAGGCGATGCGCAAGCGCTTTGCTTCACGCCCATCCACACCACCTGCATCTCCGGCGATAACGGCGCCGGCAAATCCTCCATCATCGATGCTATCACCTGGGCGCTGTGGGGAAAATCGCGCGCCAAGAGCGACGATGACCTCATCCATCAGGGTGAGAACGAAACCGAGGTTGAGTTCGATTTCAGCTCCGGCGGGCAGCTCTATCGCGTCATACGCAAGCACGCCCGGCCCAAAGGCAAAAGGGCATCCGGGCAGAGCAGCCTTGACCTCTTCATCTGTAATGAGGGAACGTATCTGCCCCTCACCACCGAGCGCATCAGCCAGACGCAGGAAAAGATAGGGTCCATCCTGCACATGGACTATGACACCTTCACCAACAGCGCATATCTGCGCCAGGGTCACGCCGACGAGTTCACGCGCCAGCCGCCCGCCAAACGCAAAGAGGTGCTGGCCAGCATACTGGGGCTTTCGGTCTATGACGAGTACGAGGATAAAGCCAGAGAGAAAGCCAGGGAGGCCGAACAGGCCAAGCTGCAGCTTTCAGCGGGCATAGCAGAGATTGAGACGGAGCTGGCGCAGAGACCGGCCCGCGAGGAGGAGCTGAAACAGGCAGAGGCCACAGCCGCAGAGATAGACGCCTCCGTGAGCGAGAAGGAAACGGGGCTGAAACAGCTCAGGCTGGAAGTACAGGCTCTGGAAGGCATCCGGACGCAGCTTGCTCAGTGCGAGGCTGCCATCAAACGCAACAACGAAGACCTCAGGCGCGAACAGGAACGTCTGGAACAGAGCAAGGCGCACGTTGCAGAGTACCAAAAACTCCTGGACGGCCGGACGGCTATAGAATCGGACTATCAGGAACTGCAAAAGGCGCGCCGGCTCTACGACGAGCTCAACCAGCAGGCCAGGCAACTTTCCAGGCTGAGCGAGAAGAAGAACCAGTATGAAAAAGCGCGCGACCGCGCGCAATCCGACCTCAATACCCAGCACAAGCTCATCGAAAACAGCATCCAGCAGCTCGAGGCCAGAGCGGCAAAATTGCCCGGATTGAGGGCGGAACAGCAGAAGCTGGCTCCCGTCAGGCAGGCAAACGAGCAGACCGAGGCAGATATCAAGGCCAGGCGTGATGAGAGCCTCCAAAAACAGTCTGCCCTATCCAAACTGGCCGCCGGAATCAGCCGTCTGAAACAGGACATCGCCGAGATTGACGAAAAGCTGGCGCTTCTTGCAGAAACGGAAGGCGGAGCCCACTGCCCGTTATGCGAGACAGACCTGGGCAGCGAAAAACTCGAACTGGTAGAGAGCAAATACGCCCGGGAAAAAAATGAAAAGCTACAGTCCATCAAACGTAGCGAGGGTGACTTGTCAAAGTTGTCAGCGGAGATTAAATCACTCAACGTCGAGATACCCCGATTGGAAGCCAGTCAAAAGCAGGAAAGCTACACCCTCACCAGCCAGGAGAGCCGCTTAACGCAGGCCATGAAAGAGG
Proteins encoded in this window:
- a CDS encoding PDZ domain-containing protein: MKNIFKILAVSTLTALAIVSSSCGLLTASTLTQTSTVTAPAATTTIASSGGSSGFLDFSAVVEKVRPSVVQVETDIAAGSGWVVDASGIIVTNAHVLEDAGGVDQIKVITSDGKSYIATSIKTDVSSDLAIIRINASGLTAASIGSSAALKVGQPVAAIGNALSLGISMTGGWVSRLNATVTDENGVTYVDLIGTDTAINFGNSGGPLVNTSGQVVGITSIKLIEEGVEGVGYAIAIDSAMPIIQQLINSGYVARAFMGVNGLTTVDSIVAAQNNLGTNSGVMIGGVVAGSPADKAGLKAKDVITAVDGTEITTNGQLVRLIQAKAPGTQVKITFYRGTSKSTVTVTLGSTPPPTQ
- a CDS encoding SMC family ATPase; amino-acid sequence: MIPVNLRMRNFMPYKGDAQALCFTPIHTTCISGDNGAGKSSIIDAITWALWGKSRAKSDDDLIHQGENETEVEFDFSSGGQLYRVIRKHARPKGKRASGQSSLDLFICNEGTYLPLTTERISQTQEKIGSILHMDYDTFTNSAYLRQGHADEFTRQPPAKRKEVLASILGLSVYDEYEDKAREKAREAEQAKLQLSAGIAEIETELAQRPAREEELKQAEATAAEIDASVSEKETGLKQLRLEVQALEGIRTQLAQCEAAIKRNNEDLRREQERLEQSKAHVAEYQKLLDGRTAIESDYQELQKARRLYDELNQQARQLSRLSEKKNQYEKARDRAQSDLNTQHKLIENSIQQLEARAAKLPGLRAEQQKLAPVRQANEQTEADIKARRDESLQKQSALSKLAAGISRLKQDIAEIDEKLALLAETEGGAHCPLCETDLGSEKLELVESKYAREKNEKLQSIKRSEGDLSKLSAEIKSLNVEIPRLEASQKQESYTLTSQESRLTQAMKEAVEASSSLEGERQKLAQIEETLARQDYARPEQETIARIEAEMAGLAYDEKKHDSLQQEVERLKPCEEEKQRLDEALKLMAQEKENTVRSKAVIADINARLAEDSLTQQQLAGKLSALPEMAQKLAEAEADFKRLSEEQKSARERLAVLREQIKRLAEMEKRSAEKRKSLAEAAENESIYRQLAQIFGKKGIQAMLIETALPEIEAEANRLLSRMTDGRMALTFETQQATKKGDISETLDIKIADELGTRNYEMFSGGEAFRIDFSVRIALSRLLARRAGAPLPTLIIDEGFGTQDADGIEKLKEAINSVQDDFQKILVITHIDELKDAFPTRIDVVKTADGSTIEVS